The Gloeobacter violaceus PCC 7421 DNA window CCCATCTTCTTCGCGGTCGCTGGTTTGAAAGTAAACCTGCTTCAGCTTCTCGAACCACAGACGTTGCTGATTGGGGCGCTGGTGCTGTTTATTGCCTGCTTCGGCAAGTTCGTGGGCGTCTACATTGGCGCGCGTGTGGGCGGGCTCGGTCACTGGGAGGGGCTGGCCCTCGGTTCCGGCATGAATGCCCGGGGGGCAATGGAGATCATCGTCGCCACCATCGGTCTGTCGCTGGGTGTTCTCAACCAGCAGATGTATTCGATCATCGTCATGGTCGCCATCGTCACCTCGCTGATGGCACCGCCCCTGCTGCGTTGGACGCTCTCGAAGGTCAAGATTGGCGACGAGGAAGCCCGCCGTCTGCAAATGGAAGACATGGCGAGCCGCAGTTTCGTCAAAAGCATCCGTCGGGTGCTCCTACCCACCCGCGGCGGTGCCAATGTGCAGCTTGCGGCCCAACTGGTCAGCCACATGGCCCAGCAGAATGAGCTCGAAGTGACCGCCCTTTTTGCCGAGTGCGGGGATCGGCCCGGGGGGGGCAAAAGCCGCGCCGCCGTCGCCGCCCTGGAATCGAGTGCCGAGACCGCCTTTGCTGCGGTGGCCGACGAGATGAGCCTGCCCAAGGCGCTACAGACGCGGGTCGAATCGGGCCGCGACCCGGCCGAGGTGATCCTGCGCGAGGCGGCTAAAGGCTACAACCTGCTGGTGATGGGGGCCACCGAGCAACGCTTCGCCGACGGCACGCTCTTCAATTCGATCGTGGACCGGGTGGTGCAGGAAGCCCCCTGCGCGACGATGGTGGTCAAATCCCACCTGCCGCGGCCGGAAGGGGAGCACTGCACCATTGCCCTGCAGGAGATCCGCCACATCCTGGTGCCCACGATCGGCACCGAGTACAGCAAACACGCGGTCGAGGTGGCAAGCACCATCGCCGCCCAGACCCAAGCGCTCGTCACACTAGTACACGTGGTCAACCTGCCGCAGTTCGACGATTTTTATGTCGATCAGGACAACATGAGCATCGCCCTCGACATCGCCCAGCAAATCGTCGATCAGCAGGCCGACATCGGCCGCGGCCTCGGTGCCCAGGTGAATACAGCGGTGCTCACCGGCAATAGCCCCGAAAAAGAGATCCTGAACTTTGCCCGCGACGAAGGGGTGGATCTGATCATCCTGGGCAGCAACATCCGGCCGATCTCGGGGCGGGTCTTCTTCGGCCACCGCGTCGATACCCTCTTGCGCCAGGCCAGTTGCCCGGTGGCGGTGGTCAGTTCCAGCTGAACTTTTGCATTCTTGCGCAATCCCCTAAGCTTGGGGCAGCGCAAGCAAAGGTTGCACCGGTTTGATGGCGAGAATACCGACACTGTTCAGAGCGTCCGCGGGGCGACCTTCCGGGTTGCTTGGCTCTTTGCTTTCGCGCAAGGTACCCCAGGTGGCGGTGGCCTATGTGACGCTCTGCTGGGGTGTCCTGCAATTTGTCGACTGGCTGAGCGAACGCTACGCCCTGGCACCCGCCCTCACCGACTTTTTTTTCTATCTGGTGGTCCTGCTCACCCCGAGCGTGCTGACTGTCGCTTACTTTCGCGGGGGCGATGAACCCCACTGGACCTGGGTTGAAAAAATCGGCGTTCCGGTCAACCTGGCGGTGGCAGGGGCGGTGCTGTGGTTGAATTTCCAAGGTCAGGAACTGGGCAGCATCAACCAGACGGTCACCCTTCAAGACAGCTCCGGGCGCACCGTCGAGCGGCAGGTGCCCAAAAGCGCCTTTCGCAAGCGCCTGGCGCTATTTTTCTTCGAGAACACCAGCGGCGACCCGAAACTTGATTGGCTGCAACAGGGCATTCCGATTGTCCTCGCCACGGACCTTTCCCAGGATCTTTATCTGGGCTTGCAGGACAGCTACAACCTGGTCGACCGGATCCGGCGGGCAGGGTTTTCCTATCGCGATGTGCTGGCCCTGGGGCTGGAGCGCCAGATCGCTAAGTATCAAAGACTCGATTACATCGTCACCGGCACCGTGACCAAAACCGGGGATCGGTTTTCCGTTCGTGTCGATCTTTACGAGACCGAACGGGTCAAACGCTTGGCCCGCC harbors:
- a CDS encoding cation:proton antiporter, giving the protein MEAALHSFLYFAAATAQSGPIKPLGHHEVLLLLLQLSLLLFAARGLGELMRRIDLPPVVGELLAGVVLGPSVFGFLLPALQSEIFPKSQIQSDLISVVSWLGVLFLLIATGLETDLNLIVSKGKTALLISLGGIVVPFATGFGLGMLLPDNFLAEPSERFVFSLFIATAMSISAIPVIAKVLMDLKLIRRDIGQVTLAAGMTDDTIGWILLSVVAGLASSGKLDLTAALSSIGGAVIFLGVAFTIGRTLVAQLLRLVDDWIGGVPAQLTIVLVVALAAAALTHQLGIEAALGAFVTGILVGQAPRFSREAGHTLEVFTAAFLAPIFFAVAGLKVNLLQLLEPQTLLIGALVLFIACFGKFVGVYIGARVGGLGHWEGLALGSGMNARGAMEIIVATIGLSLGVLNQQMYSIIVMVAIVTSLMAPPLLRWTLSKVKIGDEEARRLQMEDMASRSFVKSIRRVLLPTRGGANVQLAAQLVSHMAQQNELEVTALFAECGDRPGGGKSRAAVAALESSAETAFAAVADEMSLPKALQTRVESGRDPAEVILREAAKGYNLLVMGATEQRFADGTLFNSIVDRVVQEAPCATMVVKSHLPRPEGEHCTIALQEIRHILVPTIGTEYSKHAVEVASTIAAQTQALVTLVHVVNLPQFDDFYVDQDNMSIALDIAQQIVDQQADIGRGLGAQVNTAVLTGNSPEKEILNFARDEGVDLIILGSNIRPISGRVFFGHRVDTLLRQASCPVAVVSSS